A region of the Thermomicrobiales bacterium genome:
CACTGCAGGCGGTGCTCGATGTGGAGGACTATGAGCTGACGGAGAGCTTCGACGACCGGGGAATCGATGTCTCTGGCGATGACTGGACCTGGCACGTGGAAGACGAGCTGGCGTACCTGGCGATCGATGACGAGCCGGAGAACGCATCGGGGTATCCAGCGGCGATCGAGAAGAACCTCACCGCGCCGGTGATCGCGGCGTTGCGCGGGATCGATCCGGCGACGTTGGTGGTGTTGGCTGATTTGCTGGCAGCGTCGGGGGATCCGTTGTCGATCAGTTTTGCCGGGATGCTGCGGTCGTCGTAGTGGCGGGGACCGTGCCCGCCAATCGCACCGCAGCGCGATGACGGCAGCAACCATGGGCAAGGTTCCGGACCGGAAACTTGTCTTTGGGCACGTCAATGGCGGCCTGCGGCCGCTGGCGGCCACAGGTGCCGCCACTACGATGAGGCTGGGTGCCGACACGACGATGAGGCGGGTATGGATCCTGATACGGCGGCGATGGGTGGGCGTTGGAGGCGTGGGGTCATCCGAGATTCGGGAATCGGGAAAGCGAAGCGGTGTGGTTTGGCGCACAATGCCGTTTCATGATGACAATCCATCGTCCACCAGCGAATACCCATGTGACGAGCGTTCGAAAACCGGACGACTTCGATGAATTCTGGGCCGATCTCATGGCCCAGGCTGCGGCGCTGCCGCTCGACCCGGTGCTGACGCCGGCGCCGATGCGGTCGAACGATCAGGTCGAGACCTTCGAGATTCACTACACGAGTCTCGATGAACTGCGCATCGCGGGGTGGTATTGCCGGCCGCGAGAATCGGCGTTGGAACCGCCCTATCCGGCGTTGATCGCGGTGCCGGGATATATCTCCGAACCGACCCTGCCGAAACAGTGGGCCAAAGCGGGATACGCGGCGGTGGGCGTGGCGCCGCGCGGCAAGCTGCGTTCCAACAGCCGGTTCAATCCCGGGTATCCCGGGCTGCTGATCGACAATATCATCGACAAGAACACCTATAGCTACCGCGGGTTCTATATCGATGCCGCGCGCGCGGTCGATTTCGTGCTGTCGCGTCCGGAGATCGATCATTCCCGCATCGGCGTGCAGGGCGGCAGCCAGGGCGGGGCGTTGACGTTGACGACCGCGGCTTTGCGCAGCGATGTGATCACCTGTGGAGCGGCGGGCGCGCCATATCTCACCGGATACATGGACGCGGCGTCATTGACGCACAGCTACCCGTACCAGGAGATGAACGAGTATCTCCGGTTGTATCCCGAACGAGAGCCGCAGATGCGCGCTACGCTCGACTACTACGACTGTCTCAATTTCGCGCCGAAGATTACCTGCCCCATGCTGATCTCGATTGGACTGGGCGACGATGTTTGTCCGCCGGAGACAGCGTTCGATCTGCTGAAGGTGCTGGGCGGACCGGTGGAGTACAACGCATGGCCGCGCTGCGCGCACGATTCCGGCGCGTTCTGGGAGGGGGCGAATATCTCCGCGTTCCTCGCGAAGCATTTGCAGCCAACTCCGGCGCCAGCGAGATGACCATGCCTGACGACTTCTCTGCCTATTGGGACGCGATCGATGCGGAGCTTGCCGGGATCGATGCGGCGCCGGCGCTGACGGAGACGCCATTGCGCTCGACGGATTTCTCGACCGCGTACGATCTCAAGCTGACCAGTATCGGACCATATCGCATTTTCGGCTTTCTGAGCGTGCCGAAGGGCGAAGGGTCCTTCCCTGCCCTGCTGCATTCGCCCCGCTATGGGAGCGTCAACAATCCGCCCCATTGGGACGATCGGCAGCGTTATGTCGTGCTGACGATTATGCACCGCGGACAACGGTTGGCCGATACACCGTTCAAGGCGGAGTATCCCGGTTTGCTGACGCTGGGGATCGAATCGCCGGAGACGTGGATCTATCGCGGGATTCTGGCGGACATCATGCGCGGCTGCGAATACCTGCTGGGGCATCCGGCGGTCGATTCGGCGCGGGTCGCGATTGCCGGCGACGACTTTGGTCTGATCGCGGCGGCACGGCGTCCGGGGTTCTCGACGGTCAATCTGACGATGACGCATCTCTATCGGATCATGGAGGCACGGCTGCGCACCGATGCCTACCCGATCGAAGAAGTGAACGAGTATCTGGCGATGTATCCGGAATCGTTGGATGCGGTCGCCAGAACCGTGAGCTATTTCGACCCGATCGCGCATGCGCCGGGATTTGCCGGGACGACCATTCTGAGCGAGATGGATCCGGGGGCATTGAACGGGCCGGAATGGCTCGATCCGCTGCGGAATGCGCTGGGCGGTCCGGTGATCCCCTATCGTCTTGCTCATGAGGGGGGCACCGACCACGACGCGCTCGATGCGTTGCTGGCTGGGCAGCTTGGGGTGTTGCCGTTGCCACGGTTGTGGCCAGCGGCGATGGAGAGTGTTGGGTGACCTCCCGTTGACTCGTATATGTACAATCTGTACAATGCGTACATATTCACTCGTTGACCAGATTGGGAGCAGGCATGTCTGTCGTCGATGAAACGGTATCTATGTCCGTCGCCGAAGTGCGTGAAAACTTTGCGGATGTTCTGAATCGTATTGCCTATTCGGGCGAACGGATCGGAGTGTCGCGCCATGGAAAAGTGTTGGCAGTGATGGTGCCATTCGAGGATCTCCAGGCCCTCGAAGCCTATGAAGACTGGCGAGATCAGAAGCTAGCAGATGAGGCTTGGGAAAACTATCAACGCGAGGGTGGCGTTCCCATCGAGATCATTCGGCAGGAACTGGATGCCGAGGTGGCGCGGCTAGCTGACCAACATTGATCTACAAAGTCGAATTCGACAAAAAGGCAAAGAAGGAATTCGATCGACTTCCCCTGGATGTCCGAATCAGATTTCTCCCCAAGATCGAAGCACTCGCAAATGATCCACGGCCACCGGGATCGCGAGCGCTCACTGGAAAGAAGGGTTCGTACCGCATTCGGGATGGAGACTTTCGCGCCTTGTACACGATCCATGACGATATCGTCTTGGTCTATGTTTTCCGAGTCGAGCATCGGAAAGACGCCTATCGGGGACTGTAGTCGACGCATACTGTGCCCTGCGGAAACGAGACCTCCCATACAATCCTGAGACAATCGTTTGATCTTGCGATGGGAGTGCTCGAACGGTCATGGCGCAATCGGTTCCCCAGCAACTCGGCGTTCGGCCGGTCATCAATGCAGCGGCGACGCTGACCAAGCTCGGCGGCTCGCTCATGCCGCCCGAAGTAGTCGCGGCCATGAGCGCCGCGTCCACCCAGTTCGTCGATATGTTCGAGCTGAATCGGAGGGTGGGCGAGCGGATTGCCGAGCTGACGCATAACGAGGCGGCCTTTGTCTCGTCTGGCGCGGCGGCCGGAATCGCGCTCTGCGTGGCCTCCACCATTGCCGGAACGAACCCCGATCTGCAGCAGTCGTTTCCCTATCTCGACGGGGTGGAAAAGACCAACGTCGTCGTCTACAAACGGCAACGCAACCCGTACGACTACGCCGCCCGGCAAACCGGGGCGCGCTTGATCGAGATCGAACCAGATGGCGACGATCTGGAGCGCGAGGTGGCCAATCCCAAGACAGCCTGCGTGCTCTATTTTGGGGGCGCGGCGCTGGCGCCGGGGGCGCGGCCGTTGCCGGAGGTGATCGAGATCGCGCATTCGATGAGCGTGCCGGTGATCGTGGACGCGGCGGCGCAGATTCCGCCGATCAGCAATCTCTGGCACTACACCCGCGATCTGGGCGCCGATGCCGCGATCTTCAGTGGTGGCAAGGGGCTGCGGGGTCCGCAGGCGACCGGTGTGGTGGTCGGCAAGAAGGCGATCATCGACGGGATACGCCCGAACGCGGCGCCCAATCAGAGCTTCGGGCGCCCGATGAAAGTGGGCAAAGAAGAGTTGGCCGGGATCCTGACCGCAATCGAGCTGGCGGTGCAGCAGGACGAAGCCGCGATGCTGGCCGGGTATGAGGAATCGGTGCAGTTGTGGGTCGAGGGATTGGCCGGAATTCCGGGGACCACTGTCGAGCGACGATATCCGAGCGAAGCCGG
Encoded here:
- a CDS encoding acetylxylan esterase encodes the protein MTSVRKPDDFDEFWADLMAQAAALPLDPVLTPAPMRSNDQVETFEIHYTSLDELRIAGWYCRPRESALEPPYPALIAVPGYISEPTLPKQWAKAGYAAVGVAPRGKLRSNSRFNPGYPGLLIDNIIDKNTYSYRGFYIDAARAVDFVLSRPEIDHSRIGVQGGSQGGALTLTTAALRSDVITCGAAGAPYLTGYMDAASLTHSYPYQEMNEYLRLYPEREPQMRATLDYYDCLNFAPKITCPMLISIGLGDDVCPPETAFDLLKVLGGPVEYNAWPRCAHDSGAFWEGANISAFLAKHLQPTPAPAR
- a CDS encoding acetylxylan esterase, producing the protein MPDDFSAYWDAIDAELAGIDAAPALTETPLRSTDFSTAYDLKLTSIGPYRIFGFLSVPKGEGSFPALLHSPRYGSVNNPPHWDDRQRYVVLTIMHRGQRLADTPFKAEYPGLLTLGIESPETWIYRGILADIMRGCEYLLGHPAVDSARVAIAGDDFGLIAAARRPGFSTVNLTMTHLYRIMEARLRTDAYPIEEVNEYLAMYPESLDAVARTVSYFDPIAHAPGFAGTTILSEMDPGALNGPEWLDPLRNALGGPVIPYRLAHEGGTDHDALDALLAGQLGVLPLPRLWPAAMESVG
- a CDS encoding aminotransferase class V-fold PLP-dependent enzyme; translation: MAQSVPQQLGVRPVINAAATLTKLGGSLMPPEVVAAMSAASTQFVDMFELNRRVGERIAELTHNEAAFVSSGAAAGIALCVASTIAGTNPDLQQSFPYLDGVEKTNVVVYKRQRNPYDYAARQTGARLIEIEPDGDDLEREVANPKTACVLYFGGAALAPGARPLPEVIEIAHSMSVPVIVDAAAQIPPISNLWHYTRDLGADAAIFSGGKGLRGPQATGVVVGKKAIIDGIRPNAAPNQSFGRPMKVGKEELAGILTAIELAVQQDEAAMLAGYEESVQLWVEGLAGIPGTTVERRYPSEAGQPHGRAVITLDPSFPLTKDEVVAALWDRDPRIAVGEIGTDTFALNPQTLETGEDRIVLQAVREVLTSAVEGNA
- a CDS encoding type II toxin-antitoxin system Phd/YefM family antitoxin, whose amino-acid sequence is MSVVDETVSMSVAEVRENFADVLNRIAYSGERIGVSRHGKVLAVMVPFEDLQALEAYEDWRDQKLADEAWENYQREGGVPIEIIRQELDAEVARLADQH